One region of Coleofasciculus sp. FACHB-T130 genomic DNA includes:
- a CDS encoding Ycf34 family protein, with protein MCICVNCQYVDRCTTYHAVEMQHQVPHLTEDPDFEATEPTINVNIRTEGEMIEMEWDVVGCLSFKRETGKWARLRPGELVPT; from the coding sequence ATGTGTATTTGTGTTAACTGCCAATACGTAGACCGCTGCACCACCTATCATGCGGTAGAAATGCAGCATCAGGTGCCTCATCTAACTGAAGACCCCGATTTTGAAGCCACTGAACCCACCATCAATGTCAATATCCGCACCGAGGGGGAAATGATTGAGATGGAATGGGATGTTGTGGGTTGTCTCAGCTTTAAGCGGGAAACCGGCAAATGGGCGCGGTTGCGTCCCGGCGAGTTAGTGCCAACCTGA
- a CDS encoding EAL domain-containing protein: MSKDSIKVLLIEDDEDDYILTRDLLSEIEREKFDLEWVDSYDAALEKIQMHQHDVYLVDYCLGAHNGLELLQEAISTNCKAPIILLTGQGDREVDFAAMKAGAADYLVKGKMDAPLLERAIRYSIERVKTLEALRESESRLENILGSLDDSVWSVSAITREPIYISPAAAEIYGRPVSQFFERPNLWLEVIHPEDRERIEAMTQALLQVGAADEEYRIFRPDGEERWIRNRAHLGRDANGNVIRIDGLAADITKRKQAEEALRSAMRENSQLAAAIANLTTGVTITDPTLPDNPIIFVNPAFTAITGYSAAEVMGSNCRFLQGKDTDFTVVKVMREAIASKQPIMCVVLNYCKDGTPFWNELTINPVFDNDGKLINFIGLQNDITVRKQTEEAIERLRHQNELILNSAGEGIYGLDIHGNATFVNPAAARMLGWEVEELIGKPLHFICHHSKADGAPYPREACPIYAAFKDGTVQQIEEEVFWRKDGTSFPVEYISTPIRENGQLVGAVVTFQDITERVGAATKAAQTQEALRESQERYELAVSGANDGLWDWNLKTNEIYFSPRWKSMLGCEESEISNTPDAWFERVHPEDIEQLKGQISLHLEGLTPHFENEHRILHKDGTYRWMLIRGMAVRDTNGKASRMAGSQTDITERKQVEKQLLHDAFHDVLTGLPNRALFRDRLGQAIERSKRTSDYFFAVLFLDIDRFKVINDSLGHMIGDQLLVAIAQRLKACLRGGDTVARLGGDEFTILLDDVKNINNATDIAERIHLELMHPFSLNEQEVFTTASIGIAIGGGSQSAPAIGYDCPENLLRDADTAMYRAKSMGRARHEVFDTTMHTRAVALLQLENDLRRAIERDEFQLHYQPIVSLTTGRLDGFEALVRWQHPERGLISPAEFIPIAEETGLIVPIGLWVLYNACYQMYDWQQFYPELLLTISVNLSSKQFLQPDLVKQIDQILRETRLDARSLKLEITESAVMENAESAIKMLFQLKALGVHLHIDDFGTGYSSLSYLHRFPIDQLKIDRSFISRIGAKDDSLEIVRAIVTLAHTLELNVTAEGVETAEQLSQLREMECEYGQGYFFAKPLTQESAKELIVTTQQLTTDFNYFASIFAKPQ; the protein is encoded by the coding sequence ATGTCTAAAGACTCAATAAAAGTGCTTTTAATTGAGGATGACGAGGATGACTATATTCTGACGCGCGATCTCCTTTCAGAAATTGAGCGAGAAAAGTTTGATCTCGAATGGGTAGATAGTTATGATGCTGCTTTAGAAAAGATTCAGATGCATCAACATGATGTCTATTTAGTGGACTATTGTCTTGGCGCACACAACGGCTTGGAATTGTTACAAGAAGCCATTTCAACTAATTGTAAAGCGCCGATCATCTTGCTGACCGGGCAAGGAGATCGGGAAGTAGACTTTGCAGCAATGAAAGCGGGAGCCGCCGATTACCTAGTTAAGGGGAAGATGGACGCGCCGCTATTAGAGCGGGCGATCCGCTACTCGATCGAGCGAGTCAAAACGTTAGAGGCGCTGCGGGAGAGTGAATCGCGGCTAGAGAATATTCTTGGCTCGCTCGATGACAGCGTATGGTCGGTTTCAGCCATCACTAGGGAGCCGATTTACATCAGTCCGGCGGCGGCGGAAATTTATGGTCGTCCAGTCTCGCAGTTTTTCGAGCGCCCGAACCTCTGGCTGGAGGTGATTCACCCAGAGGATCGAGAACGAATAGAAGCTATGACGCAAGCGTTACTCCAAGTCGGTGCAGCAGACGAAGAGTATCGTATTTTCCGACCGGACGGGGAAGAGCGTTGGATTCGCAATCGCGCTCATCTAGGGCGTGACGCGAATGGGAATGTCATCCGAATCGATGGTTTGGCTGCCGATATTACCAAACGCAAGCAGGCAGAAGAAGCCTTGCGGTCAGCTATGCGCGAAAACAGCCAGCTAGCGGCGGCGATCGCTAACCTGACAACTGGAGTTACAATCACCGATCCAACTTTACCTGACAATCCAATTATCTTTGTCAATCCTGCTTTTACTGCCATCACCGGCTACTCGGCGGCGGAAGTGATGGGTTCTAATTGCCGCTTTCTACAAGGGAAAGATACCGATTTCACTGTTGTGAAAGTGATGCGAGAAGCGATCGCATCAAAGCAACCGATTATGTGTGTAGTCCTGAACTACTGCAAAGATGGGACACCGTTCTGGAATGAACTCACCATCAACCCAGTTTTTGATAACGATGGGAAACTCATCAACTTCATCGGGTTGCAGAACGACATCACGGTTCGCAAGCAAACCGAAGAGGCAATTGAACGACTGCGCCACCAAAACGAACTAATTCTCAACTCAGCGGGTGAAGGAATTTATGGTTTGGATATTCATGGAAACGCCACCTTTGTTAATCCAGCTGCTGCGAGAATGCTGGGATGGGAAGTTGAAGAACTCATTGGCAAACCCTTGCATTTTATTTGCCACCATTCAAAAGCCGATGGCGCTCCTTATCCGCGAGAAGCGTGTCCAATTTATGCAGCCTTTAAGGATGGCACAGTTCAACAAATAGAAGAAGAAGTCTTTTGGCGAAAAGACGGTACGAGCTTTCCCGTTGAATACATCAGCACCCCCATTCGAGAAAATGGTCAGTTGGTGGGTGCAGTCGTTACCTTCCAAGATATTACCGAGCGCGTAGGGGCAGCTACCAAGGCCGCCCAGACCCAGGAGGCTTTGCGTGAGAGTCAAGAACGTTATGAACTCGCCGTTTCTGGTGCTAACGACGGACTTTGGGACTGGAATTTAAAAACAAACGAAATTTATTTTTCTCCCCGCTGGAAATCCATGCTGGGCTGCGAGGAGAGCGAAATTAGCAATACGCCTGATGCCTGGTTTGAGCGAGTGCATCCTGAGGATATCGAGCAGTTGAAAGGGCAGATTTCTTTACATCTGGAAGGGCTGACCCCCCATTTTGAGAACGAACATCGCATACTACACAAAGACGGAACATACCGTTGGATGCTAATCCGGGGGATGGCTGTACGAGACACAAATGGTAAAGCCTCTCGCATGGCTGGCTCTCAAACTGACATCACCGAGCGCAAGCAAGTTGAGAAACAACTCCTCCATGATGCTTTTCATGACGTGTTGACAGGCTTGCCAAACCGAGCCTTGTTTAGGGATCGGTTGGGACAGGCAATTGAACGGTCAAAACGAACCAGTGACTATTTCTTCGCCGTCCTTTTTCTAGATATTGATCGCTTCAAGGTGATTAATGACAGCTTGGGACACATGATTGGCGATCAATTGCTGGTAGCGATCGCGCAGCGGTTGAAAGCTTGCCTGCGGGGTGGAGATACAGTTGCACGGTTAGGTGGAGATGAGTTCACCATCCTGCTCGACGATGTCAAAAATATCAATAACGCCACTGACATTGCCGAGCGCATCCACTTAGAACTTATGCATCCTTTCAGCCTTAACGAGCAAGAGGTATTCACGACAGCAAGCATCGGCATTGCCATCGGGGGTGGTTCGCAAAGCGCCCCAGCAATTGGATATGACTGTCCGGAAAATCTCCTGCGCGATGCTGACACCGCAATGTATCGTGCCAAATCAATGGGGAGAGCGCGTCACGAAGTCTTTGATACCACCATGCATACCCGCGCGGTGGCACTCTTGCAACTGGAAAACGACTTGCGGCGTGCGATCGAGCGGGATGAATTTCAGCTTCACTATCAACCCATTGTGTCATTGACAACTGGCAGGCTTGACGGGTTCGAGGCGCTTGTACGCTGGCAGCATCCGGAGCGCGGTTTAATCTCTCCAGCGGAATTTATTCCCATTGCCGAAGAAACAGGTTTAATTGTTCCCATTGGGCTGTGGGTACTCTACAATGCATGTTACCAAATGTATGATTGGCAGCAATTTTATCCAGAATTACTATTAACAATCAGTGTTAATCTTTCCAGCAAACAGTTTTTACAACCAGATTTAGTCAAGCAAATCGATCAAATTTTGCGGGAGACTCGCCTGGATGCGCGAAGTTTGAAGTTAGAAATTACTGAAAGTGCAGTTATGGAAAACGCAGAATCGGCAATCAAAATGCTTTTCCAACTAAAAGCTTTAGGCGTACATCTGCATATTGATGACTTCGGCACTGGCTATTCATCCTTAAGCTATCTGCATCGGTTTCCCATCGATCAGTTAAAGATTGATCGTTCTTTTATTAGTAGAATTGGGGCGAAAGACGACAGTTTAGAAATTGTCCGTGCTATCGTGACCCTGGCTCATACTTTAGAGTTAAATGTGACAGCAGAAGGGGTGGAAACAGCCGAGCAACTCTCCCAACTGAGAGAAATGGAATGCGAATATGGGCAAGGATATTTTTTCGCTAAACCCTTAACTCAAGAGTCAGCAAAAGAATTAATTGTTACAACACAGCAGCTTACCACCGATTTTAATTATTTTGCCTCAATCTTTGCAAAACCTCAATAA
- a CDS encoding response regulator, translating to MADDDEDDRLLAKDALEECRLANDLHFVVDGEDLMDYLYHRGKYTQLIKSPRPGLILLDLNMPKKDGREALQEIKADPELRPIPVVVLTTSKAEEDIYRSYGLGANSYIAKPVTFESLVSVMKALGKYWFEIVELPLKENEAENSTL from the coding sequence ATGGCTGACGATGATGAAGACGATCGGCTGCTAGCAAAGGATGCATTAGAAGAATGCCGACTCGCTAACGATCTACACTTTGTTGTAGATGGTGAGGATCTGATGGATTATCTTTACCATCGGGGTAAGTATACTCAGTTAATAAAATCGCCCCGTCCAGGTTTAATTCTGCTGGATCTGAATATGCCTAAAAAGGATGGGCGGGAGGCTCTCCAGGAGATTAAAGCCGATCCCGAACTGCGACCTATTCCAGTCGTCGTGCTGACTACATCAAAGGCTGAGGAAGACATCTATCGTTCTTACGGTTTAGGCGCAAACTCGTACATTGCTAAGCCAGTCACATTTGAATCTCTAGTTTCTGTGATGAAAGCTTTGGGAAAATACTGGTTTGAGATTGTTGAATTGCCACTAAAGGAAAATGAAGCGGAAAACTCAACACTATAA
- a CDS encoding ATP-binding protein, whose translation MNLSPYLPKITLFYARNKAAFGLSILIVAGYLGNYFRWSLFFDIDFLFGSIAVWIIVFLYGTGWGTFAGFISGICTYFIWHHPYTVITFTAEAFFVSLLFHRLRQNIVLLDGIFWLFIGMPLIWLFYAIILHVDTTQALIILLKQPVNGIFNALIASLMLTHLPIHKWLGRPQAVSTLSLQQTVFNLLVAFVFFPTLILMVLDSRRVIDNIKTTANAELKAASIDLVVEMRSWHQQHLKAVQEFAQIAADEPTKLDALQSSIEFAGRTFPDFHEIYVVNAEGKAITSSPRQNEAGESTIGLNLAVKPYFKEINNTLQPTLSDVVNGQKVILSVPVLRDNRFRGLVIAELDLNGIDELLKSNVDERGLQITLVDRRKSVIASTLSERVAMQTFDRRKDGEIRPIAPMTYQWLPISGSRLVMVRWNNSFFVQETLIDSQLPWTLIAELSATPDVRHIERVHTNSLAILMLISAIALIFATLLSRSLVSPLSKLAQVTTNLPHKLSEQELIDWPNSSVTELDALVRNFKSMAATLNQKFWEIKSTNEMLEERVQERTQKLLIINTELEAEIAERQRTEEKLKAYTFKLEQSNRELQDFAFVASHDLQEPLRKIQAFGDRLKLKYGESLTNEGKDYLERMQKAAQRMQTLINDLLAFSRVTSKAQPFTRVNITNVLQEVLSDLEVHIQKVGAQVEIGELLTIDADPSQMRQLLQNLISNALKFRRQEEAPVVKIWSQLLEKDEQLWTQDLSARPMCQIMVEDNGIGFDEKYLDRIFTVFQRLHGRNEYEGTGVGLAICRKIVERHGGTITAKSILGEGATFIVTLPVKQSR comes from the coding sequence ATGAATTTAAGTCCTTATCTCCCAAAAATAACACTGTTTTACGCCCGAAACAAAGCCGCTTTTGGACTAAGTATTTTAATCGTCGCCGGATATTTAGGTAATTATTTCCGTTGGTCATTATTTTTCGATATAGATTTCCTATTTGGCAGCATTGCCGTTTGGATTATAGTATTTTTGTACGGTACAGGTTGGGGTACTTTTGCAGGCTTCATTTCTGGCATTTGTACCTATTTTATTTGGCATCATCCCTACACGGTAATTACCTTTACCGCTGAAGCATTCTTTGTTAGTTTATTGTTTCATCGTCTACGTCAGAATATCGTGCTGCTAGACGGAATTTTCTGGCTGTTCATCGGGATGCCTCTCATTTGGCTATTTTATGCCATTATCTTGCACGTAGATACTACACAAGCGTTGATTATCTTGTTAAAGCAGCCTGTAAACGGGATTTTCAATGCTTTAATTGCTAGCTTGATGCTGACTCATTTACCGATTCATAAATGGCTAGGTCGTCCTCAAGCAGTTAGCACGCTTTCTTTGCAACAAACTGTTTTTAATTTGTTAGTAGCTTTTGTCTTCTTTCCTACTCTAATTCTTATGGTTTTAGACAGCCGCCGCGTAATTGATAACATCAAGACAACAGCTAATGCAGAACTCAAGGCGGCTTCTATAGATTTAGTTGTTGAAATGCGTTCTTGGCATCAGCAACATCTAAAGGCAGTTCAAGAATTTGCTCAGATTGCTGCTGATGAGCCTACCAAATTGGATGCATTGCAGTCAAGTATAGAATTTGCTGGACGGACATTTCCAGATTTCCATGAGATTTATGTAGTCAATGCCGAAGGTAAAGCAATTACATCTTCACCACGACAGAATGAAGCGGGAGAGTCCACTATTGGATTGAATCTTGCTGTTAAACCCTACTTTAAGGAAATAAATAATACTCTGCAACCTACTCTATCGGATGTAGTGAACGGACAAAAGGTAATTCTCAGCGTACCCGTGCTAAGAGATAATCGCTTCCGTGGTTTAGTCATTGCAGAACTCGATTTGAACGGTATTGACGAACTCCTAAAATCAAATGTTGACGAGCGGGGACTGCAAATTACTCTCGTCGATCGCAGAAAATCTGTAATTGCTAGTACTCTGTCTGAGCGAGTAGCAATGCAAACATTTGATCGTCGTAAGGATGGTGAAATTCGTCCAATTGCGCCGATGACTTATCAGTGGCTACCGATAAGTGGCAGTCGGCTTGTCATGGTGCGTTGGAACAATTCGTTCTTTGTGCAAGAGACTCTGATTGATAGCCAACTTCCTTGGACTCTCATTGCAGAATTGTCTGCGACACCAGACGTCCGCCATATAGAGCGCGTTCATACCAATAGTTTAGCGATTTTGATGCTAATTTCAGCGATCGCGCTCATCTTTGCAACCCTTCTAAGCCGCAGCTTAGTTAGCCCCCTCTCAAAACTAGCGCAAGTAACGACAAATCTGCCTCATAAACTTTCAGAGCAAGAATTAATCGATTGGCCTAATAGTTCGGTGACAGAGCTGGACGCTCTAGTTCGCAACTTCAAGTCAATGGCTGCGACCCTTAATCAAAAGTTTTGGGAAATCAAAAGCACCAACGAAATGCTCGAAGAACGGGTGCAAGAACGTACTCAAAAATTATTAATCATTAATACAGAACTTGAAGCTGAAATTGCCGAACGACAGCGAACAGAGGAAAAATTAAAAGCTTATACCTTCAAATTGGAACAAAGCAACCGGGAATTGCAAGACTTTGCCTTCGTCGCTTCCCACGACTTGCAGGAACCATTGCGGAAAATTCAAGCCTTTGGCGATCGCCTCAAACTCAAATACGGAGAATCCCTAACCAATGAGGGGAAGGACTACCTGGAGCGGATGCAAAAAGCGGCGCAACGGATGCAAACTCTTATTAATGACCTTCTAGCCTTCTCGCGGGTGACAAGCAAAGCTCAGCCTTTTACTCGTGTCAATATCACCAACGTGCTACAAGAGGTCTTGTCTGATTTGGAGGTGCATATCCAGAAGGTAGGCGCACAAGTAGAAATTGGCGAGCTGCTAACGATTGATGCTGATCCGTCGCAGATGCGGCAATTATTACAGAATTTGATTAGCAATGCGCTGAAGTTTCGGCGTCAGGAAGAAGCACCCGTCGTCAAGATTTGGAGTCAATTACTAGAGAAGGACGAGCAGCTTTGGACACAAGACTTATCAGCTCGTCCCATGTGTCAAATTATGGTCGAAGATAATGGCATTGGTTTTGACGAAAAGTATCTGGATCGGATCTTCACAGTTTTCCAACGCCTACACGGTCGTAACGAGTATGAAGGAACGGGAGTTGGTTTAGCGATCTGCCGTAAAATAGTCGAGCGTCATGGTGGTACTATCACAGCAAAAAGCATATTAGGGGAGGGGGCGACATTCATTGTCACGCTACCTGTTAAGCAATCTAGGTGA
- a CDS encoding CCA tRNA nucleotidyltransferase: MHLNTDTSTLSPKTWPFSLELLPEPAYMVGGAVRDALLGRRREYRDLDFVLLADAVKTARKIASRYKAGFVLLDAQRQIARVVFEQATVDIAQAEGSNLEIDLQRRDYTMNAIAYNPYTGELIDPLSGYADLQQGIIRMVSPKNLQDDPLRLLRAYRQAAQLNFTIESDTQAAIRQLAPLLGQVSAERVQAEFAYLLNTSEGTPWIITAVEDGLLATWFPSASSPQPLPNLPLQTEGTIARLITPPLSPLPVDGEGVWGRGSENVSTILPAVERSAVLLGETWHELAIFLSSLVSDTLKTSWLGIAKLATLLSTVPEAAETQLLNLKYSRAEIRAITTALKLLPQLQPSQMSLGEQYLFFREAGQVFPAIVVLAVATGISVAELTPLINRYLTPDDPVAHPAPLVSGKDLIQTFNLPSGPQVGKFLTAIGIARAEGKISTPAEAIKLVSQLLEEP; encoded by the coding sequence ATGCACTTAAACACAGACACCTCTACCCTATCGCCAAAAACTTGGCCTTTTAGCCTGGAATTGCTCCCGGAACCCGCTTATATGGTGGGGGGTGCTGTGCGAGATGCTTTGCTGGGACGCCGCCGTGAGTACCGGGATCTAGATTTTGTCTTACTGGCGGATGCGGTAAAAACAGCGCGGAAGATTGCCAGTCGCTACAAAGCGGGGTTTGTGTTGTTAGATGCCCAGAGACAGATTGCCAGAGTCGTATTTGAGCAAGCAACCGTTGATATTGCACAAGCCGAAGGGTCAAATTTAGAAATCGATTTGCAGCGGCGCGACTATACAATGAATGCGATCGCATACAATCCCTACACTGGCGAACTCATCGACCCTCTTAGTGGCTATGCAGATTTGCAACAGGGCATCATTCGGATGGTTTCCCCCAAAAATCTGCAAGATGACCCTTTACGGCTATTAAGAGCGTACCGCCAAGCCGCCCAACTAAATTTTACGATTGAGTCGGATACCCAAGCAGCAATTCGACAACTTGCACCTTTACTGGGGCAAGTATCGGCAGAACGAGTGCAAGCAGAGTTTGCCTATCTCCTTAACACTTCTGAAGGCACTCCTTGGATAATTACTGCCGTTGAGGATGGTTTACTCGCAACTTGGTTTCCCAGTGCCTCAAGTCCCCAACCTCTCCCGAACCTTCCCCTGCAAACGGAGGGAACAATCGCGAGGTTAATAACTCCACCTCTTAGCCCCCTCCCCGTTGACGGGGAGGGGGTTTGGGGGAGAGGTTCCGAAAATGTCTCTACAATCTTGCCAGCAGTTGAACGTTCAGCGGTATTGCTGGGAGAAACATGGCATGAGTTAGCAATCTTTTTATCTAGCTTGGTAAGCGATACTTTAAAAACTTCTTGGTTGGGAATTGCAAAACTGGCGACATTGTTATCAACCGTGCCAGAAGCTGCTGAAACCCAATTATTGAATTTAAAATACAGCCGCGCTGAAATTCGCGCCATTACCACTGCACTCAAATTATTGCCGCAGCTGCAACCATCTCAGATGTCTTTAGGAGAGCAGTATTTATTCTTTCGGGAGGCAGGACAGGTTTTTCCCGCCATCGTCGTTCTGGCTGTAGCCACTGGGATATCTGTCGCAGAATTGACACCCCTCATCAACCGCTATCTGACTCCTGACGATCCTGTTGCTCATCCCGCGCCCCTCGTCAGCGGCAAAGATTTGATCCAAACTTTCAATCTCCCATCTGGGCCACAAGTTGGTAAATTTCTCACCGCGATTGGAATCGCACGCGCTGAAGGTAAAATCTCTACCCCCGCAGAAGCCATAA